DNA from bacterium:
GAGATGGACTTCCGCATCCGCGAGCTGAGGGACTCCGCCCCGATGGAGGGGATGGGCCCCATCCGCCTCCCCGGCGAGATGGCGGTCAAGAGGGAGCGCGAGATGCGCGAGAAAGGCATCTCCGTCGCGCCGCAGGTCCTCGAGGGGCTCCGCGGGATGGCGGAGGAGCTGGGGCTTGCGGACAGGCTGGACGTATAAAAGATCGACGCATAAAAATAAGAGGGGAAAGGCACAGCGTGCACCCTCCCCCTCTTTGAAAAAATCCTGCTCGAGAAAATCCAGCTCGAATTAATCCTGCTCGATCAGCTCCTCGCAATACGGCGCGCGCGTCATGTAGACGGGCTCACCCTCGGTGACGAGGATATGGTCTTCGATGCGCACCCCGGCGCCGCCGGGAATCCCCGGCACGAAAATGAGCGGCTCGATGGCGAACGTCATACCGGGCTTGAATTCGACGCTCTCGGCGCCGGGCATCACCTCGCCGACGTAGGGCGGCTCGTTCGGGGAGATGCCGCAGCCGTGGCCGATGAAGAGCTTGATGAAGTTCTCCTCGAGGCCCGCCGCGCGCGCGACCTCGAGAAATTCCCCCGCCGAATCGTCGTTCGTGTAGCCGGGCCGCATCTTGGCGATGCCCGCCTTCAGCGCCTTGTAGACGGTGGTGTAGACCTTGATCTGCATGGGGTGCGGCGGGCCGCCCGCGATCTTGGCCCTTCCGCCGTCGCCGAAGTAGCCGTTCCAGCAGGCGCCGATGTCGATGAAGACGATATCGCCGTTGCGGATGATCTTGTCGGTGGGAAAGCGCGTCGGCGGCGCCATGTGCTCCCCCGAGGCGACGAAGGGGGACGCCAGATGGCCGAATTCGCCCCCGTGAGTGAAGAGGGTCTTCATGGCCTCGGCCGCCACGTCGTACTCCCGCACCCCCGGCACGGCGGCGTTCAGCGCGGTGATGGTGACCGAATCGGCGATGGCGCAGGCCTGCTGGAGGCAGGCGACCTCATCGGGGGTTTTCTGCACCCGGCTCATGTACATGAACTGCTCGCCGTCCACGAAGGTGGCCTCGGGGAGGTATTTATCGAGGGCGGCGCGCTGCATGAAGGTGTGCCCGTCGAGGCCGATGGTGCCGCTCGCCACCCCCCATTTTTCCATCCGGGTGGCGATGTCGTCCCGGACGGTGTTCTCGACCAGGCCGGGCTCCTCGAGGATGCCGATCGGGACATAATCCTCGATCCAGGGCATGCACTCCGCGATGCGGTGCGCCTCGCCCGATGAGGCGAGCAGAGTGGGGCTTCCCTCCTGGCGGAGGAGGACGCCGTAGGTCGTGGAGGAGCGGTACTGGATCATGATGACGCGGGCGCTCGTGA
Protein-coding regions in this window:
- a CDS encoding Xaa-Pro peptidase family protein; protein product: MTEYPTWARGSMMVDWEHRIDFDRMRRERVEKTQAAMKEAGIDALILWKDENVRYLTSARVIMIQYRSSTTYGVLLRQEGSPTLLASSGEAHRIAECMPWIEDYVPIGILEEPGLVENTVRDDIATRMEKWGVASGTIGLDGHTFMQRAALDKYLPEATFVDGEQFMYMSRVQKTPDEVACLQQACAIADSVTITALNAAVPGVREYDVAAEAMKTLFTHGGEFGHLASPFVASGEHMAPPTRFPTDKIIRNGDIVFIDIGACWNGYFGDGGRAKIAGGPPHPMQIKVYTTVYKALKAGIAKMRPGYTNDDSAGEFLEVARAAGLEENFIKLFIGHGCGISPNEPPYVGEVMPGAESVEFKPGMTFAIEPLIFVPGIPGGAGVRIEDHILVTEGEPVYMTRAPYCEELIEQD